Proteins from a genomic interval of Pseudomonas paeninsulae:
- the ftsZ gene encoding cell division protein FtsZ, which yields MFELVDNIPQSAVIKVIGVGGGGGNAVNHMSKNNIEGVEFICANTDAQALKNIGARTILQLGTGVTKGLGAGANPEIGRQAAMEDRERIAEVLQGCDMVFITTGMGGGTGTGAAPVIAQVAKEMGILTVAVVTRPFPFEGKKRMQIAEEGIRALAESVDSLITIPNEKLLTILGKDASLLSAFAKADDVLAGAVRGISDIIKRPGMINVDFADVKTVMSEMGMAMMGTGCASGPNRAREATEAAIRNPLLEDVNLQGARGILVNITAGPDLSLGEYSDVGNIIEQFASEHATVKVGTVIDPDMRDELHVTVVATGLGAKIEKPVKVIDNTVQVTTSSASSAATPASRGEQSVNYKDYERPTVQRQSHGGGAAAAKLNPQDDLDYLDIPAFLRRQAD from the coding sequence ATGTTCGAACTCGTAGACAACATCCCGCAAAGTGCGGTTATCAAGGTAATTGGCGTGGGCGGCGGCGGCGGCAATGCGGTCAACCACATGTCGAAGAACAACATCGAAGGCGTCGAATTCATCTGCGCCAATACCGATGCGCAAGCACTGAAAAACATCGGTGCGCGCACCATCCTGCAGCTGGGTACGGGCGTGACCAAGGGCCTGGGCGCGGGCGCCAATCCTGAAATCGGCCGTCAGGCCGCCATGGAAGACCGCGAGCGCATCGCCGAAGTGCTGCAAGGTTGCGACATGGTCTTCATCACCACCGGTATGGGTGGTGGTACCGGTACTGGCGCTGCGCCGGTGATCGCCCAGGTGGCGAAGGAAATGGGCATTCTCACCGTCGCTGTGGTGACCCGTCCGTTCCCGTTCGAAGGCAAAAAGCGTATGCAAATCGCCGAGGAAGGCATTCGCGCCCTGGCGGAAAGCGTCGACTCGCTGATCACCATTCCCAACGAAAAACTGCTGACCATCCTCGGTAAAGACGCCAGCCTGCTGTCGGCGTTCGCCAAAGCGGATGACGTACTGGCCGGTGCCGTGCGCGGTATCTCCGACATCATCAAGCGTCCGGGCATGATCAACGTCGACTTCGCCGACGTGAAAACCGTGATGAGCGAAATGGGCATGGCGATGATGGGCACTGGCTGCGCCAGTGGTCCGAACCGTGCGCGTGAAGCCACTGAGGCGGCAATCCGCAATCCGCTGCTGGAAGACGTCAACCTGCAGGGTGCGCGTGGCATCCTGGTGAATATCACCGCCGGTCCCGATTTGTCCCTGGGCGAATACTCCGACGTGGGTAACATCATCGAACAGTTCGCTTCCGAGCACGCCACCGTCAAGGTGGGTACCGTGATTGATCCGGACATGCGCGACGAGCTGCACGTCACTGTGGTCGCCACTGGCCTGGGCGCAAAAATCGAGAAACCGGTCAAGGTGATCGACAATACCGTGCAAGTCACGACCAGCAGTGCTTCGTCGGCTGCTACCCCAGCTTCGCGTGGCGAGCAAAGCGTCAATTACAAGGACTACGAGCGCCCAACCGTTCAGCGGCAAAGTCACGGCGGCGGTGCAGCCGCGGCCAAGCTGAACCCGCAGGATGACCTGGATTACCTGGACATTCCGGCCTTCCTGCGTCGTCAGGCCGATTGA
- a CDS encoding glutathione S-transferase family protein yields MSLVLIIGNKTYSSWSLRAALAMELAEAPYSEVLIPLDRPDTRARILVHSPTGKVPLLQTEEGPVWDSLAIGEYLAESFPEAHLWPRGEYARAVARSVCAEMHSGFAALRTHLPMDLKRDQALAEMPADAEADIRRICALWAECRGNFGEGGPFLFGHASLADAFFAPVAARLHSYRVALPEVAAAYVATVYQWPAFQRWYQAAQAEQLE; encoded by the coding sequence ATGTCCCTGGTTCTGATCATCGGCAACAAAACCTATTCGTCCTGGTCGCTACGCGCCGCCTTGGCCATGGAACTGGCCGAGGCGCCGTATAGCGAAGTGCTGATCCCACTCGATCGTCCGGACACCCGTGCGCGCATCCTTGTGCATTCGCCGACCGGCAAGGTGCCGCTGCTGCAGACCGAAGAGGGGCCGGTGTGGGACTCCTTGGCGATTGGCGAATACCTCGCCGAAAGCTTCCCCGAGGCCCACCTGTGGCCGCGCGGCGAATATGCCCGCGCGGTGGCGCGCAGTGTCTGTGCCGAGATGCACAGCGGTTTTGCGGCGCTGCGCACGCATCTGCCGATGGATCTCAAGCGCGATCAGGCCTTGGCCGAGATGCCGGCTGATGCCGAAGCCGATATCCGCCGTATCTGTGCGCTCTGGGCCGAGTGCCGTGGCAACTTCGGCGAGGGCGGCCCCTTCCTGTTCGGTCACGCCAGCCTGGCGGATGCTTTCTTCGCGCCTGTCGCGGCTCGGCTGCACAGTTATCGGGTGGCGTTGCCCGAGGTGGCGGCGGCGTATGTGGCCACGGTCTATCAGTGGCCGGCATTCCAGCGCTGGTATCAGGCGGCTCAGGCGGAACAGTTGGAGTGA
- the secA gene encoding preprotein translocase subunit SecA gives MFAPLLKKLFGSKNEREVKRMLKTVQVVNAFEEQMLALSDEQLRAKTAEFKARLAKGETLDQLLPEAFAVAREAGKRVMGMRHFDVQLIGGMSLHEGKIAEMRTGEGKTLVGTLAVYLNALDGKGVHVVTVNDYLARRDANWMRPLYEFLGLSLGIVTPFMPPDEKRAAYAADITYGTNNEFGFDYLRDNMAFSMEDKFQRELNFAVIDEVDSILIDEARTPLIISGQAEDSSKLYTEINKLIPTLKLHIEEEEGVVTQEGHYTVDEKTRQVELNEAGHQFIEEVLTEAGLLAEGESLYSAHNLGLLTHVYSGLRAHKLFNRNVEYIVQTDQVLLVDEHTGRTMPGRRLSEGLHQAIEAKEGLPIQAESQTLASTTFQNYFRLYNKLSGMTGTADTEAFEFHQIYGLAVIVIPTNRPMERKDFNDLVYLTQEEKYAAIITDIKECQAQGRPILVGTATIDSSEYVSRLLNEEGIEHKVLNAKFHEKEAEIIAQAGRPGALTIATNMAGRGTDIVLGGNWEVEVAALENPTEEQIAQTKVDWQKRHQQVIESGGLHVVASERHESRRIDNQLRGRSGRQGDPGSSRFYLSLEDNLMRIFASDRVKNFMKALGMQPGEAIEHRMVSNAIEKAQRKVEGRNFDMRKQLLEFDDVSNEQRKVIYHMRNNLLAAEDIGETIAEFRKEVLEGIINEHIAPQSLPEQWDVAGLEEALYAGFNLRLAIQQWLDDDHKLYEETLRERILQELIAAYNEKEELASAEALRSFEKQILLRVLDDLWKDHLSTMDHLRHGIHLRGYAQKNPKQEYKRESFTLFQELLNSIKRDTIRVLSHVQVRREDQVDEEARLRREAEALAERMQFQHAEASALMQPDAVAEDGDVAVAPPPVRAEPKIGRNEPCPCGSGKKYKHCHGQVN, from the coding sequence ATGTTTGCGCCTTTGTTAAAAAAGCTCTTTGGAAGCAAGAACGAGCGTGAAGTCAAGCGCATGCTCAAGACGGTTCAGGTCGTCAATGCCTTCGAGGAGCAGATGCTCGCGCTCTCGGATGAGCAACTGCGTGCCAAGACCGCCGAGTTCAAGGCCCGCCTGGCCAAAGGTGAAACCCTCGATCAGTTGCTGCCGGAAGCCTTCGCTGTAGCCCGTGAAGCGGGCAAGCGCGTCATGGGCATGCGCCACTTCGATGTGCAGTTGATCGGCGGCATGTCCTTGCATGAAGGCAAGATTGCCGAAATGCGTACCGGCGAAGGCAAGACCCTGGTGGGAACCCTAGCGGTCTACCTCAACGCGCTGGATGGTAAAGGCGTGCATGTGGTCACGGTCAACGACTACCTGGCTCGGCGCGATGCCAACTGGATGCGTCCGCTGTACGAATTCCTCGGTTTGTCGTTGGGCATCGTTACGCCCTTCATGCCGCCAGATGAAAAGCGTGCCGCCTATGCTGCCGACATCACTTATGGCACCAACAACGAATTTGGTTTTGACTACCTGCGCGACAACATGGCCTTCAGCATGGAGGACAAGTTCCAGCGCGAGCTTAATTTCGCCGTAATTGACGAAGTCGACTCGATTCTCATCGACGAGGCGCGTACCCCGTTGATCATCTCCGGCCAGGCCGAAGACAGCTCCAAGCTGTATACCGAGATCAACAAGCTGATCCCGACCCTCAAGCTGCACATCGAGGAAGAGGAAGGCGTGGTCACTCAGGAAGGCCATTACACGGTCGACGAGAAGACCCGCCAGGTTGAGCTGAATGAGGCTGGCCATCAGTTCATCGAGGAAGTGCTCACCGAGGCCGGTTTGCTGGCCGAGGGCGAGAGCCTCTATTCGGCGCATAACCTCGGCTTGCTGACCCACGTCTATTCCGGCTTGCGGGCGCACAAGCTGTTCAACCGCAACGTCGAATACATTGTGCAGACCGATCAGGTACTGCTGGTCGACGAGCACACCGGTCGCACCATGCCGGGCCGACGGCTGTCCGAGGGCCTGCACCAGGCCATCGAGGCCAAGGAAGGTTTGCCGATCCAGGCCGAGAGTCAGACCCTGGCCTCGACCACCTTCCAGAACTACTTCCGTCTGTACAACAAACTGTCCGGTATGACCGGTACCGCCGACACCGAAGCCTTCGAGTTCCATCAGATCTACGGCCTGGCGGTGATCGTGATTCCGACCAACCGGCCAATGGAGCGCAAGGACTTCAACGACCTGGTCTATCTGACCCAGGAAGAGAAGTACGCGGCGATTATTACCGATATCAAGGAATGCCAGGCCCAGGGCCGGCCGATCCTGGTCGGTACCGCGACCATCGACAGTTCCGAGTACGTCTCGCGATTGTTGAATGAAGAAGGCATCGAGCATAAGGTGCTCAACGCCAAGTTCCATGAAAAAGAAGCCGAGATCATCGCTCAGGCAGGGCGCCCTGGCGCGCTGACCATCGCCACCAACATGGCCGGTCGCGGCACCGACATCGTCCTGGGGGGCAACTGGGAGGTCGAAGTGGCCGCCCTGGAAAACCCTACTGAAGAACAGATTGCGCAGACTAAAGTCGACTGGCAGAAACGCCATCAACAGGTGATCGAGTCCGGCGGCCTGCATGTGGTCGCCTCCGAACGGCACGAATCACGGCGTATCGACAACCAGTTGCGCGGCCGCTCCGGTCGCCAGGGCGACCCGGGTTCCAGCCGCTTCTACCTGTCACTGGAAGACAACCTGATGCGCATCTTCGCCTCGGATCGGGTGAAGAATTTCATGAAGGCTCTGGGCATGCAGCCCGGCGAGGCGATCGAGCATCGCATGGTCAGCAACGCCATCGAGAAGGCGCAGCGTAAGGTCGAGGGACGTAACTTCGACATGCGCAAGCAACTGCTGGAATTCGATGACGTATCCAACGAGCAGCGCAAGGTGATTTATCACATGCGCAATAACCTGCTGGCTGCCGAGGATATTGGCGAAACCATTGCCGAGTTCCGCAAGGAAGTGCTGGAAGGCATCATCAACGAACATATCGCGCCGCAGTCGTTGCCCGAGCAATGGGATGTCGCCGGCCTGGAAGAGGCGCTGTATGCCGGCTTCAACCTCAGACTAGCGATCCAGCAGTGGCTCGACGACGACCACAAACTCTACGAAGAAACCCTGCGCGAGCGCATTCTGCAAGAGCTGATCGCGGCCTACAACGAGAAGGAAGAGTTGGCCAGCGCCGAGGCTCTGCGTAGCTTCGAGAAGCAGATTCTGCTGCGCGTGCTCGACGACCTGTGGAAAGATCATCTGTCGACCATGGATCACCTGCGCCACGGTATTCACCTGCGTGGTTACGCGCAGAAGAACCCCAAGCAGGAGTACAAGCGCGAGTCGTTTACCCTGTTCCAGGAGCTGCTCAATTCGATCAAGCGCGACACCATCCGGGTCTTGTCGCATGTCCAGGTGCGTCGCGAAGATCAGGTCGATGAAGAGGCACGCCTGCGTCGCGAAGCCGAGGCACTGGCCGAACGCATGCAGTTTCAGCACGCCGAAGCCTCTGCCCTGATGCAGCCCGACGCCGTGGCTGAAGACGGTGATGTGGCCGTTGCGCCGCCGCCAGTGCGTGCCGAGCCGAAAATCGGCCGTAATGAGCCTTGCCCCTGCGGTTCCGGCAAGAAGTACAAGCATTGTCACGGCCAGGTCAACTGA
- a CDS encoding Nudix family hydrolase, protein MKRIHVAAAVIRATDGRILIAKRPDDRHQGGLWEFPGGKVEPGEAVEAALARELEEELGVRPTEARPLIQVHHDYPDKQVLLDVWEVSAFAGEPHGAEGQPLAWVGSRQLAEYQFPAANQPIIAAARLPDRYLITPEGLTPQALLLGVRAALAAGIRLVQLRAPGMFDAQYRDLALDIQGLCAGKAQLMLKGPLEWLGDFPAAGWHLTAEQLRRYAGKGRPLAQGRWLAASCHSAQELALATQMGVDFVTLSPLQATSTHPDAPALGWDLVGELLRGFNQPTYLLGGVGPQDLAHAWQAGAQGVAGIRAFWPEQAG, encoded by the coding sequence GTGAAACGCATTCATGTAGCCGCCGCGGTGATCCGTGCGACGGATGGCCGTATCCTGATTGCCAAGCGCCCGGACGACAGGCACCAAGGCGGGCTGTGGGAGTTTCCTGGCGGCAAGGTCGAGCCCGGCGAAGCGGTGGAGGCCGCTCTGGCTCGCGAGCTGGAGGAGGAGTTGGGGGTTCGCCCGACTGAGGCGCGGCCATTGATTCAGGTGCATCACGATTACCCGGACAAGCAGGTGTTGCTGGATGTCTGGGAGGTGTCGGCTTTCGCCGGCGAACCCCACGGTGCCGAAGGTCAGCCGCTGGCCTGGGTCGGTTCGCGGCAGTTGGCCGAGTATCAGTTTCCGGCGGCGAACCAGCCGATCATTGCCGCTGCCCGTTTGCCCGACCGCTACCTGATCACGCCAGAGGGGCTGACTCCGCAGGCGTTGTTACTAGGGGTGCGCGCGGCGCTGGCCGCCGGCATTCGGCTGGTCCAACTGCGTGCGCCGGGTATGTTCGATGCCCAGTACCGTGACTTGGCCCTGGATATCCAGGGGCTCTGCGCGGGCAAGGCGCAGCTGATGCTCAAGGGACCGTTGGAGTGGCTGGGGGATTTTCCCGCGGCGGGCTGGCACCTGACCGCCGAGCAGCTGCGCCGATATGCCGGCAAGGGCCGACCATTGGCTCAGGGGCGTTGGTTGGCGGCGTCCTGTCATTCGGCGCAAGAGCTGGCGCTGGCAACACAGATGGGCGTGGATTTTGTCACCCTGTCGCCGCTGCAAGCCACCTCGACCCACCCTGATGCACCGGCGCTGGGTTGGGACCTGGTCGGCGAACTGCTGCGCGGTTTCAATCAGCCGACCTACCTGCTTGGCGGTGTCGGCCCGCAGGATTTAGCGCACGCATGGCAAGCGGGTGCTCAGGGTGTCGCCGGCATTCGCGCATTCTGGCCGGAGCAGGCTGGCTGA
- a CDS encoding DciA family protein — protein sequence MTFRPLPAKAPAALMREAKPLRALFSQAQRIDHLQHLLESQLQPAAREHCHVASWREGCLLLIVTDGHWATRLRYQQRRLLRQLQTLEEFATLTKILFKVQPPTAERRAPGRTISLSSSAAENIQATADGITDPKLRAALERLAKHGQPRE from the coding sequence ATGACGTTTCGTCCCTTGCCGGCCAAAGCACCCGCCGCACTAATGCGCGAAGCGAAGCCTTTGAGAGCGCTGTTTAGTCAGGCGCAACGCATCGATCACCTGCAGCACTTACTTGAAAGCCAGCTACAACCCGCGGCCCGCGAACACTGCCATGTAGCATCCTGGCGCGAGGGTTGCCTGCTTCTTATCGTCACCGATGGCCACTGGGCCACCCGCTTGCGTTATCAGCAACGACGCCTGCTAAGGCAGCTGCAGACACTCGAAGAGTTCGCGACCTTAACTAAGATCCTGTTCAAGGTGCAACCGCCAACTGCTGAAAGGCGTGCACCCGGTCGCACAATCAGCCTATCCAGCAGCGCTGCCGAGAACATCCAGGCCACTGCAGACGGCATAACCGACCCCAAACTGCGCGCCGCCCTGGAGCGACTGGCCAAGCATGGCCAACCCCGCGAATAG
- a CDS encoding AEC family transporter, with product MASVFNVILPIFALILAGYLCRRTGVLGPSAASEINRLVVWLCLPALLFEATATAVWTQIWQPQFILAYSLGTLLVFLLTLCWRLRRVANLADASIQGLSASYANTGYMGIPLCLLVFGDEGLQPALIASLIVICVLFALAVVCIEVALQDEKSLRRATAKVLLALIKNPLVVAPLLGGLWALGGQALPAPLHRFIDLLASATAPCALISLGLFLAHKQVGRSEGSVALVLIKLIAHPLITWVLAFHVLQLPPLWAAAALLLSALPTGTGPYMLAEFYRREAAVVSSTILLSTLGSLLSLSLCLYWLEL from the coding sequence ATGGCTTCGGTGTTCAACGTTATTCTGCCTATCTTTGCTCTGATCCTGGCCGGCTACTTGTGCCGCCGCACGGGCGTTCTTGGGCCGAGCGCCGCCTCGGAAATCAATCGCCTGGTGGTCTGGCTATGCCTGCCAGCGTTGCTGTTCGAGGCCACAGCCACGGCGGTCTGGACGCAGATCTGGCAGCCGCAGTTCATCCTCGCCTATAGCCTGGGCACCTTGCTGGTGTTCCTGCTGACGCTGTGCTGGCGCCTGCGGCGGGTCGCTAATTTGGCCGATGCCAGCATCCAGGGACTTAGCGCGTCTTACGCCAATACCGGCTATATGGGCATTCCGTTGTGTCTGCTGGTTTTCGGTGACGAGGGGCTGCAGCCAGCGCTGATCGCCAGCCTGATCGTGATCTGTGTGCTGTTTGCCCTGGCGGTGGTGTGTATCGAGGTCGCCCTGCAGGATGAAAAGAGCCTGCGGCGTGCGACGGCCAAGGTGCTGTTGGCATTGATCAAGAATCCGCTGGTCGTTGCGCCGTTGCTTGGCGGTCTGTGGGCGCTGGGCGGCCAAGCGCTGCCAGCGCCGCTGCATCGTTTTATCGACTTGCTGGCCAGTGCCACCGCGCCCTGTGCGCTGATTTCCCTCGGCCTGTTTTTGGCCCACAAGCAGGTTGGGCGCAGCGAGGGTAGCGTCGCCCTGGTGCTGATCAAGCTGATCGCTCACCCATTGATTACCTGGGTACTGGCTTTCCATGTACTGCAATTGCCGCCCCTGTGGGCCGCTGCGGCCTTGCTGCTGAGCGCGCTGCCGACGGGTACTGGGCCTTATATGCTGGCCGAGTTCTATCGCCGCGAGGCGGCAGTGGTCTCCAGCACTATCTTGCTCTCGACCCTTGGTTCGCTGCTCAGTCTGTCGCTGTGCCTGTATTGGCTCGAACTCTGA
- the lpxC gene encoding UDP-3-O-acyl-N-acetylglucosamine deacetylase, which produces MIRQRTLKNIIRATGVGLHSGEKVYLTLKPAPVDTGIVFRRTDLDPVVEIPARACNVGETTMSTTLVSGDVKVDTVEHLLSAMAGLGIDNAYVELSASEVPIMDGSAGPFVFLIQSAGLQEQEAHKKFIRILREVTVEEGDKRATFVPFEGFKVSFEIDFDHPVFRNRTQSASVDFSSTSFVKEVSRARTFGFMRDIEFLRSQNLALGGSVDNAIVVDEFRVLNEDGLRYEDEFVKHKILDAIGDLYLLGNSLIGEFRGFKSGHSLNNRLLRALIEQPDAWEVVTFDDIKNAPISYMRPVAAV; this is translated from the coding sequence ATGATCAGACAACGTACCCTGAAGAACATTATCCGCGCCACTGGCGTCGGCCTGCATTCCGGGGAGAAGGTATACCTGACCCTGAAGCCGGCACCTGTGGACACCGGTATCGTGTTCCGTCGTACCGACCTTGACCCTGTCGTGGAAATTCCCGCGCGGGCGTGCAATGTTGGTGAAACCACCATGTCGACCACGTTGGTCAGTGGTGACGTCAAGGTGGATACGGTAGAGCACCTGCTTTCGGCCATGGCTGGCCTGGGCATCGATAACGCCTACGTCGAGCTCTCCGCGTCCGAAGTGCCGATCATGGATGGCAGTGCTGGTCCCTTTGTATTCCTGATTCAGTCAGCTGGGTTGCAGGAGCAGGAAGCGCACAAGAAGTTCATCCGTATCCTTCGCGAAGTGACGGTCGAGGAGGGCGACAAGCGCGCCACCTTCGTACCTTTCGAAGGCTTCAAGGTGAGTTTCGAGATCGATTTCGATCACCCGGTTTTCCGCAATCGCACCCAGTCGGCCAGCGTGGATTTTTCCAGCACCTCCTTCGTTAAGGAAGTCAGCCGCGCGCGCACCTTCGGCTTTATGCGTGACATCGAGTTCCTCCGTTCGCAGAACCTTGCGCTCGGCGGCAGCGTGGATAACGCCATCGTGGTTGATGAGTTTCGTGTGTTGAACGAAGACGGCCTGCGTTACGAGGACGAATTCGTCAAGCACAAGATCCTCGATGCCATCGGCGATCTCTACCTGCTGGGCAATAGCCTGATCGGTGAGTTTCGCGGTTTCAAGTCGGGGCACTCCTTGAACAATCGTCTACTGCGCGCGTTGATCGAGCAGCCGGACGCTTGGGAAGTGGTCACCTTCGATGACATCAAGAATGCGCCTATCTCTTACATGCGTCCGGTTGCGGCGGTGTAA
- a CDS encoding M23 family metallopeptidase — MHIILLNRSHGAARSLILDLRWLLVALLMLIVVVLGGGVAVGAWVVPQAENAPGSAQLTAALDRQRAEVGAVRVKAQRQLDAFAAHVAELQARLTRLDALGERLTELAELDASEFDFSLSVGQGGPEELFGGSAYSPPSFISTLDDLALRLDSREQQLEVLEQLLADRQLHEAEYLAGRPVLQGYISSPFGRRTDPMNGRLSVHKGVDFAAKAGSDVIAVAAGVVTAASRRSGYGNAVEISHVDGYVTLYAHNQRNLVQVGDLVQRGQVIAKVGSTGRSTGSHVHFEVSQNGRVVNPTSYIARVSDVE; from the coding sequence ATGCACATTATTCTACTCAATCGGAGTCACGGTGCCGCGCGCTCACTGATTCTGGACTTACGTTGGTTGCTGGTTGCGCTGCTCATGTTGATCGTGGTGGTGCTTGGCGGTGGGGTCGCAGTGGGTGCGTGGGTCGTGCCGCAAGCGGAAAACGCGCCAGGCAGCGCGCAGTTGACCGCGGCGCTGGATCGGCAGCGTGCGGAAGTGGGCGCGGTGCGGGTCAAAGCGCAGCGTCAATTGGATGCGTTCGCCGCCCATGTTGCCGAGTTGCAGGCACGCTTGACCCGCTTGGATGCACTGGGCGAACGCTTGACCGAGCTGGCCGAGCTGGATGCCAGTGAATTCGATTTTTCCTTGAGCGTGGGTCAGGGCGGTCCGGAAGAACTGTTCGGTGGCTCAGCCTATTCTCCGCCGTCATTCATCAGCACCCTCGATGATCTTGCCCTGCGCCTGGACAGCCGTGAGCAGCAGCTCGAGGTGCTGGAGCAGCTGCTCGCCGATCGCCAACTCCATGAAGCCGAATATCTTGCGGGGCGCCCGGTATTGCAAGGCTATATATCATCGCCGTTCGGCCGGCGTACCGACCCCATGAACGGGCGTTTGAGCGTGCATAAGGGCGTGGACTTCGCCGCCAAGGCCGGCAGTGATGTGATCGCCGTAGCAGCGGGTGTCGTGACCGCGGCAAGCCGCCGATCCGGCTACGGTAATGCCGTGGAAATCAGCCATGTCGATGGTTACGTCACCTTGTATGCGCATAATCAGCGCAATCTAGTGCAGGTTGGCGATCTGGTGCAGCGCGGTCAGGTTATCGCCAAGGTTGGTAGCACCGGCCGCTCTACCGGTTCCCATGTGCATTTCGAAGTCAGTCAAAATGGCCGGGTGGTCAACCCCACCAGCTATATCGCTCGAGTCAGCGACGTCGAATAA
- the argJ gene encoding bifunctional glutamate N-acetyltransferase/amino-acid acetyltransferase ArgJ, with amino-acid sequence MAVGLGPLSTLHPVPGFELGIASAGIKRPGRKDVVVMRCAEGSSVAGVFTLNAFCAAPVILARKRVLGSVRYLLTNTGNANAGTGEPGLQNAMRSCASLAQLAGVEEGAVLPFSTGVIGEPLPVEKIEGALQAALDDLDADHWAEAASGIMTTDTLPKGASRQFVHDGVTVTVTGISKGAGMIKPNMATMLGYIATDAKVSQGVLQDLLRDAANKSFNRITIDGDTSTNDCCMLIATGQAPLEEITQASGALFAALKQAVFDVCMEVAQAIVRDGEGATKFVTVQVNGGATYQECLDVGYAVAHSPLIKTALFASDPNWGRILAAVGRAGVAQLDVNLIDVFLGEVCIASHGCRAASYTEEQGAAVMAQAEITIRIELGRGTCSETIWTTDLSHEYVKINAEYRT; translated from the coding sequence ATGGCTGTTGGTCTTGGCCCGCTGTCTACCCTGCACCCGGTTCCAGGTTTCGAACTGGGCATCGCTTCGGCTGGCATCAAGCGCCCCGGGCGCAAGGATGTGGTAGTCATGCGCTGCGCCGAAGGCTCCAGCGTGGCCGGGGTGTTCACCCTCAATGCCTTCTGTGCGGCGCCGGTGATCCTGGCGAGAAAGCGTGTCCTGGGTAGCGTGCGCTACCTGCTGACCAATACCGGCAATGCCAACGCCGGCACCGGCGAGCCCGGCTTGCAGAATGCCATGCGCAGCTGCGCCAGCCTGGCGCAGCTGGCCGGTGTCGAGGAGGGGGCGGTGCTGCCGTTCTCCACCGGGGTGATCGGCGAACCCCTGCCGGTGGAGAAGATCGAAGGCGCCTTGCAGGCGGCTTTGGACGATCTGGACGCGGACCACTGGGCCGAGGCGGCCAGCGGCATCATGACCACCGACACCCTGCCCAAGGGCGCCAGCCGCCAGTTCGTGCATGACGGTGTGACGGTCACCGTCACCGGCATCAGCAAGGGTGCCGGGATGATCAAGCCGAACATGGCGACCATGCTCGGTTATATCGCGACCGACGCCAAGGTCAGCCAAGGTGTGCTGCAGGACTTGCTGCGCGATGCGGCGAACAAGTCGTTCAACCGCATCACCATCGATGGTGACACCTCGACCAACGATTGCTGCATGTTGATCGCCACTGGCCAGGCGCCGCTGGAGGAGATTACCCAGGCCAGCGGCGCATTGTTCGCCGCACTCAAACAGGCGGTGTTCGATGTGTGCATGGAGGTGGCCCAGGCCATCGTGCGTGACGGCGAAGGCGCGACCAAGTTCGTCACCGTGCAGGTCAATGGCGGGGCGACTTATCAGGAGTGTCTGGACGTCGGTTATGCCGTGGCCCATTCCCCGCTGATCAAGACCGCGCTGTTCGCCTCCGACCCGAACTGGGGGCGCATCCTCGCCGCAGTCGGCCGTGCCGGTGTGGCGCAGTTGGATGTCAACCTGATCGACGTGTTCCTCGGCGAGGTGTGCATTGCCAGCCATGGTTGCCGTGCGGCCAGCTACACCGAAGAGCAGGGCGCGGCGGTGATGGCCCAAGCGGAAATCACCATTCGCATCGAACTGGGGCGTGGTACTTGCAGCGAGACGATCTGGACCACCGACCTGTCCCACGAGTACGTGAAGATCAACGCCGAATATCGCACTTGA